Proteins encoded in a region of the Streptomyces sp. NBC_00513 genome:
- a CDS encoding TetR/AcrR family transcriptional regulator has translation MSTPERAADRRTLIADTAIGLVADGGLRGLTHRAVDGAAGLPAGSTSYYFRTRTALIGACYARLAELDLADFDGGAAPALPGRPDRDTAAAALAALLHRWLTTGRARQLARFELSLEAARNPELEREFHSAGLGARARAAGILAALGARRPEESAELLVAWTDGLLYDRLVGAMARSRPAPEPAELTAVARRMIDAVLA, from the coding sequence ATGTCCACCCCCGAACGCGCGGCCGACCGCAGGACCCTCATCGCCGACACCGCGATCGGCCTCGTGGCCGACGGTGGGCTGCGCGGCCTGACCCACCGCGCCGTCGACGGCGCGGCCGGGCTGCCGGCGGGCAGCACCTCGTACTACTTCCGCACACGGACCGCGCTGATCGGCGCCTGCTACGCGCGCCTCGCCGAGCTGGACCTGGCCGACTTCGACGGCGGGGCCGCCCCCGCCCTCCCCGGCCGCCCGGACCGGGACACCGCGGCGGCGGCGCTCGCCGCACTGCTGCACCGCTGGCTCACCACGGGCCGTGCCCGCCAGCTCGCCCGCTTCGAACTCAGCCTGGAAGCGGCCCGCAACCCCGAGCTGGAGCGCGAGTTCCACAGCGCCGGACTCGGCGCCCGGGCCCGCGCGGCGGGCATCCTCGCCGCGCTCGGGGCGCGCCGGCCCGAGGAGTCCGCGGAACTTCTCGTCGCCTGGACCGACGGTCTGCTGTACGACCGGCTGGTCGGGGCGATGGCCCGCTCCCGACCGGCCCCCGAGCCGGCCGAACTGACCGCGGTGGCACGCCGGATGATCGACGCGGTACTCGCCTGA
- a CDS encoding FAD-dependent oxidoreductase: protein MTDSGRHVVVVGAGIGGLTAAVALHRKGWRVTVCERAPEASAVGAGIVLAPNALRALDVIGFDAGRAAGRTVAAAMGVRRPDGSWLSRADTAEMAARYGRPPLAVHRQSLTAALAAALPADTIRYGTAVTSVEQPDGNAARGGYGLPVVRTAEGAQLPADLVVAADGIHSPLRRRYFPHHPGLRYSGETAWRTVLPAAPDGARPVAEAVAAETWGRGERFGTVPLADGRVYVYATAVVPEGRRPADVRAELLRRFGTWHDPIPTLLERIDPATVLRHDLYDLAAPVPRHHLGRLVWIGDAAHAMTPNLGQGGCQAIEDAVVLAHLVDGPDVTTALAAYDAARGARTDALRVRARRAGRIAALTHPLAVAARDLAVRVTPARVARRALDDLFDGFTLPEPPAPARAPFAA, encoded by the coding sequence ATGACGGACAGCGGGCGTCACGTGGTCGTGGTGGGTGCCGGAATCGGCGGATTGACCGCGGCGGTGGCCCTGCACCGCAAGGGATGGCGGGTGACGGTCTGCGAGCGTGCCCCGGAGGCGTCCGCCGTCGGCGCCGGGATCGTCCTGGCACCCAACGCCCTGCGCGCCCTCGACGTCATCGGATTCGACGCGGGTCGCGCCGCGGGCCGGACCGTCGCCGCGGCAATGGGCGTGCGGCGACCCGACGGAAGTTGGCTGAGTCGCGCCGACACCGCCGAGATGGCGGCCCGGTACGGGCGACCCCCGCTCGCCGTGCACCGCCAGTCCCTCACGGCGGCCCTGGCCGCCGCCCTCCCCGCCGACACCATCCGGTACGGGACCGCCGTCACCTCCGTGGAACAGCCCGACGGGAACGCGGCGCGGGGCGGGTACGGCCTCCCGGTGGTCCGCACCGCCGAGGGGGCGCAGCTGCCCGCCGACCTCGTCGTCGCCGCCGACGGCATCCACAGCCCGCTGCGCCGCCGGTACTTCCCGCACCATCCCGGGCTGCGGTACAGCGGTGAGACCGCGTGGCGCACCGTGTTGCCGGCGGCGCCGGACGGCGCGCGACCCGTCGCGGAAGCCGTGGCGGCCGAGACCTGGGGGCGCGGCGAGCGCTTCGGCACGGTCCCGCTCGCCGACGGGCGGGTCTACGTCTACGCCACCGCCGTGGTCCCCGAGGGCCGGCGGCCGGCGGACGTCCGCGCGGAACTCCTGCGCCGCTTCGGCACCTGGCACGACCCGATCCCGACGCTGCTGGAGCGGATCGACCCGGCGACCGTGCTCCGGCACGACCTGTACGACCTGGCCGCCCCGGTACCCCGCCACCACCTGGGCCGCCTGGTCTGGATCGGCGACGCCGCGCACGCCATGACGCCCAACCTCGGCCAGGGCGGCTGCCAGGCGATCGAGGACGCGGTGGTGCTCGCCCACCTGGTGGACGGGCCCGACGTCACCACCGCCCTGGCCGCCTACGACGCGGCCCGCGGCGCCCGTACCGACGCCCTTCGGGTCCGGGCCCGTCGCGCCGGACGGATCGCGGCGCTCACCCACCCCCTCGCGGTGGCGGCGCGTGACCTGGCCGTGCGCGTCACTCCGGCCCGCGTGGCCCGGCGGGCGCTGGACGACCTGTTCGACGGGTTCACCCTGCCGGAGCCGCCGGCCCCTGCGCGTGCCCCGTTCGCGGCATAA
- a CDS encoding nitroreductase family deazaflavin-dependent oxidoreductase: MSDIDWDHPHDPKPGWQLDHVKQYVASRGAEGQYWNGTQTLLLTTVGRVSGNPVRTPLIYGEDAGRYLIVASKGGDTAHPLWYRNLTAHPEVRIQVGPKIVQGVARTATSEERAGFWPLMVGHWPAYDEYQAKTDREIPIVVIEPVAP, from the coding sequence ATGAGCGACATCGACTGGGACCACCCCCACGACCCCAAGCCCGGCTGGCAGCTGGACCACGTCAAGCAGTACGTCGCGTCCCGCGGTGCCGAGGGCCAGTACTGGAACGGCACCCAGACCCTCCTGCTCACCACCGTCGGCCGGGTCTCCGGCAATCCGGTGCGCACCCCGCTCATCTACGGCGAGGACGCGGGGCGTTACCTCATCGTCGCGTCCAAAGGCGGCGACACCGCGCACCCGCTCTGGTACCGGAACCTGACCGCCCACCCCGAGGTGCGGATCCAGGTCGGCCCGAAGATCGTCCAGGGTGTCGCGCGGACCGCGACGTCCGAGGAACGCGCCGGGTTCTGGCCGCTGATGGTCGGGCACTGGCCCGCGTACGACGAGTACCAGGCCAAGACGGACCGGGAGATCCCGATCGTGGTCATCGAGCCCGTCGCCCCGTAG